One Streptomyces sp. NBC_00223 genomic window carries:
- a CDS encoding YceD family protein: MNTRLDHRAPLVFDTHELGRRPGAMKKVSRSVPAPGHLGIEVIGVPDGATVELDLRLESVMEGVLVTGTARAPLTGECVRCLEPIERELDAEFQELFSYPDADTRTARRDEAGDDAEDEDTFNLEDDLFDLEPVLRDAVVLALPMKPVCQDDCPGLCSQCGARLADDPDHHHEVTDIRWAALKDLNQKSGADQGTDENQEK, encoded by the coding sequence CTGAACACCCGCCTCGACCACCGTGCCCCGCTCGTGTTCGACACGCATGAGCTGGGTCGTCGTCCTGGTGCGATGAAGAAGGTCTCCCGCTCGGTGCCGGCGCCCGGACACCTCGGGATCGAGGTCATCGGGGTGCCGGACGGCGCGACCGTCGAGCTGGACCTCCGCCTGGAGTCGGTCATGGAGGGCGTGCTGGTCACCGGCACCGCCCGCGCGCCGCTCACGGGGGAGTGCGTAAGGTGTCTGGAGCCGATCGAGCGCGAGCTCGACGCGGAGTTCCAGGAGCTGTTCTCCTACCCCGACGCCGACACCCGGACCGCCCGCAGGGACGAAGCCGGTGACGACGCCGAGGACGAGGACACGTTCAATCTCGAGGACGATCTTTTCGACCTCGAACCCGTGCTGCGGGACGCGGTGGTGCTCGCACTGCCGATGAAGCCGGTGTGCCAGGACGACTGCCCGGGTCTGTGCTCCCAGTGCGGAGCGCGGCTCGCCGACGACCCGGACCACCACCACGAGGTCACCGACATCCGGTGGGCGGCCTTGAAGGATCTGAATCAGAAGAGCGGTGCCGACCAGGGCACCGACGAGAACCAGGAGAAGTAG
- the rpmF gene encoding 50S ribosomal protein L32, with the protein MAVPKRKMSRSNTRHRRSQWKAAPVTLVACERCHEPKLQHIACPSCGTYNRRQVIEV; encoded by the coding sequence GTGGCTGTTCCGAAGCGGAAGATGTCGCGCAGCAACACGCGCCACCGCCGTTCGCAGTGGAAGGCTGCGCCCGTGACCCTGGTGGCCTGCGAGCGCTGCCACGAGCCGAAGCTGCAGCACATCGCGTGCCCCAGCTGCGGCACCTACAACCGTCGTCAGGTCATCGAGGTCTGA
- the rnc gene encoding ribonuclease III, which yields MTGSVSSTSDATASQQAATDKASSHTLLEGRLGYHLEPALLVRALTHRSYAYENGGLPTNERLEFLGDSVLGLVVTDTLYRTHPDLPEGQLAKLRAAVVNSRALAGVSRGLDLGAFIRLGRGEEGTGGRDKASILADTLEAVIGAVYLDQGLDAASELVHRLFDPLIEESSNLGAGLDWKTSLQELTATEGLGVPEYAVTESGPDHEKTFRAAARVGGVEYGAGTGRSKKEAEQQAAEAAWRSIRKSASAAS from the coding sequence GTGACAGGCTCAGTGTCCTCCACGTCAGACGCGACGGCGTCACAGCAGGCCGCGACGGACAAAGCCTCGTCCCACACGCTTCTGGAAGGGCGGCTCGGGTATCACCTCGAACCCGCCCTTCTGGTGCGTGCGCTGACCCACCGCTCGTACGCGTACGAGAACGGCGGGCTGCCCACCAACGAGCGGCTGGAGTTCCTGGGGGACTCGGTGCTCGGTCTGGTGGTCACGGACACCCTCTACCGCACCCACCCCGATCTGCCCGAGGGCCAACTGGCCAAGCTGCGGGCCGCGGTGGTCAACTCGCGGGCCCTGGCCGGGGTCAGCCGCGGGCTCGACCTGGGCGCGTTCATCCGGCTCGGCCGGGGCGAAGAGGGTACCGGCGGCCGGGACAAGGCATCCATCCTCGCGGACACCCTTGAAGCGGTGATCGGGGCGGTCTATCTCGACCAGGGCCTCGACGCGGCTTCCGAGCTGGTCCACCGGCTCTTCGACCCCCTGATCGAGGAGTCCTCCAACCTCGGCGCGGGCCTGGACTGGAAGACCAGTCTCCAGGAACTCACCGCCACGGAGGGACTGGGCGTCCCCGAGTACGCGGTCACCGAGTCCGGACCCGACCACGAGAAGACCTTCAGGGCTGCCGCCCGCGTCGGTGGTGTCGAGTACGGCGCCGGCACCGGCCGCAGCAAGAAGGAAGCGGAGCAGCAGGCGGCTGAAGCCGCCTGGCGCTCCATCCGCAAGTCCGCCTCCGCGGCGAGCTGA
- the mutM gene encoding bifunctional DNA-formamidopyrimidine glycosylase/DNA-(apurinic or apyrimidinic site) lyase: protein MPELPEVEVVRRGLARWASGRTVDEVTVLHPRAVRRHPAGAADFAATLHGTVLGEAHRRGKYLWLPVTDDLSLVAHLGMSGQFLIRPADAPAEPHLRIRLTFADAEGTDLRFVDQRTFGGLSLHEPVKGDPEALPIPLAHIARDPLDPAFDDDLFHVSLRRKRTTIKRALLDQTLISGVGNIYADESLWRTRLHYERPTAGITRPRSAELLTHIREVMTDALAAGGTSFDSMYVNVNGESGWFDRSLDAYGREDQPCRRCGTPIRRRPWMNRSSYFCPRCQPVPRVAS from the coding sequence TTGCCGGAACTCCCGGAAGTCGAAGTCGTCCGCCGCGGACTCGCCCGCTGGGCCAGCGGCCGCACCGTCGACGAGGTGACCGTCCTCCACCCCCGCGCGGTGAGGCGCCACCCCGCGGGAGCGGCCGACTTCGCCGCCACCCTCCACGGCACCGTCCTCGGCGAAGCCCACCGCAGGGGCAAGTACCTCTGGCTCCCCGTCACGGACGACCTCTCCCTCGTCGCCCACCTGGGCATGAGCGGCCAGTTCCTGATCCGCCCGGCCGACGCCCCCGCCGAACCGCACCTGCGGATCCGCCTCACCTTCGCCGACGCCGAGGGCACCGACCTCCGCTTCGTGGACCAGCGCACCTTCGGCGGTCTCTCGCTGCACGAGCCGGTGAAGGGCGACCCCGAGGCCCTGCCGATACCTCTGGCCCACATCGCCCGCGATCCGCTCGACCCCGCCTTCGACGACGACCTCTTCCATGTGTCGCTGCGCCGCAAGCGCACCACGATCAAGCGGGCCCTGCTCGACCAGACCCTGATCAGCGGGGTCGGCAACATCTACGCGGACGAGTCGCTGTGGCGCACCCGGCTGCACTACGAGCGCCCCACGGCGGGGATCACCCGCCCCCGCAGCGCCGAACTCCTCACGCACATCCGTGAGGTCATGACCGACGCCCTCGCCGCGGGCGGCACGAGTTTCGACAGCATGTACGTCAATGTGAACGGCGAGTCCGGCTGGTTCGACCGGTCGCTGGACGCGTACGGCCGGGAGGACCAGCCCTGCCGCCGCTGCGGTACGCCGATCCGGCGCCGCCCCTGGATGAACCGGTCGAGCTACTTCTGCCCGCGCTGTCAGCCGGTGCCGCGCGTCGCGTCGTAA
- a CDS encoding winged helix-turn-helix transcriptional regulator: protein MVQVTEQDERDDFDVFARDCPSRRTLEHVTGRWGSLTLCALARETLRFNELRRRVDGVSEKMLSQTLQALERDGLVLRDARPTNPPHVEYRLTEFGRETTDRLLALVALVEGRMPDVLAARRSYDATRGTG from the coding sequence ATGGTCCAGGTCACCGAGCAGGACGAGAGGGACGACTTCGACGTCTTCGCGCGCGACTGCCCGTCCCGCAGAACGCTGGAGCACGTCACCGGGCGCTGGGGCAGTCTGACCCTGTGCGCGCTGGCCCGGGAGACCCTGCGCTTCAACGAACTGCGCCGCCGGGTGGACGGTGTGAGCGAGAAGATGCTCTCGCAGACCCTCCAGGCGCTGGAGCGGGACGGGCTGGTCCTGCGGGACGCCCGGCCGACCAACCCGCCGCACGTCGAGTACCGGCTCACCGAGTTCGGCCGGGAGACCACCGACCGGCTGCTCGCGCTCGTCGCCCTCGTCGAGGGCCGGATGCCGGACGTGCTGGCGGCCCGCCGGAGTTACGACGCGACGCGCGGCACCGGCTGA
- a CDS encoding CAP domain-containing protein has product MGRHGRHAQPAAPQPGPASHRGRRKHHPVRTGLLASSAAMAVGAVAVSSGLLSTVTGGLSYQDGDGLGTQAGGPAPDSGSDIPSPLGGSTTPASGGTTTPAGSPSGSPSGKATPTASPRATPTRTATAAPTPTRTTAAPTTPVATRSAVRTSAPTTSASQSGDAISSARGRILALVNQQRAAAGCQALTASASLDTLAQNFSDDMAARGFFDHTDPDGRTPWDRADALGVTSLGGENIARGQADAQAVMDAWMNSPGHRANILNCDYKTLGVGIHFGTGGPWWTQDFGF; this is encoded by the coding sequence ATGGGGCGTCACGGCCGTCATGCGCAGCCCGCGGCGCCGCAGCCGGGCCCGGCGAGCCACCGCGGCCGCCGCAAGCACCACCCGGTCCGTACGGGGCTGCTCGCGTCGTCCGCGGCGATGGCGGTGGGCGCGGTCGCCGTCTCCTCCGGGCTGCTGTCCACGGTGACCGGCGGCCTGTCCTACCAGGACGGCGACGGCTTGGGCACGCAGGCCGGCGGTCCGGCGCCCGACTCCGGCAGCGACATACCCTCGCCGCTGGGCGGGAGCACCACGCCGGCCTCGGGCGGGACCACCACCCCGGCCGGTTCCCCCTCGGGCTCCCCCAGCGGCAAGGCCACACCCACGGCGAGCCCCCGCGCGACGCCGACCCGTACGGCGACGGCCGCGCCCACCCCGACCCGTACCACCGCCGCGCCGACCACGCCCGTGGCGACCAGGAGCGCGGTCCGCACCTCCGCGCCCACCACCTCGGCCTCCCAGTCAGGCGACGCGATCTCCTCGGCCCGGGGCCGGATCCTCGCGCTGGTGAACCAGCAGCGGGCCGCCGCCGGCTGCCAGGCGCTGACGGCCAGTGCGTCGCTCGACACGCTCGCCCAGAACTTCAGCGACGACATGGCCGCCCGCGGCTTCTTCGACCACACCGACCCCGACGGCCGCACCCCCTGGGACCGGGCCGACGCGCTCGGCGTCACCAGCCTCGGCGGCGAGAACATCGCCCGGGGCCAGGCGGACGCCCAGGCCGTGATGGACGCCTGGATGAACAGCCCCGGCCACCGGGCGAACATCCTCAACTGCGACTACAAGACGCTCGGCGTCGGCATCCACTTCGGCACCGGCGGCCCCTGGTGGACGCAGGACTTCGGCTTCTGA
- a CDS encoding acylphosphatase, which translates to MNENVRLTAWVRGRVQGVGFRWWTRANALEIGGLAGYAGNLSDGRVQVVAEGERERCEHLLDWLRRGDTPGRVDGVTEIWGDPRGGYEGFEIR; encoded by the coding sequence ATGAACGAGAATGTCCGGCTCACCGCGTGGGTACGCGGCCGGGTGCAGGGGGTCGGCTTCCGCTGGTGGACCCGGGCCAACGCGCTGGAGATCGGCGGCCTGGCGGGCTACGCGGGGAATCTTTCCGACGGCCGGGTCCAGGTGGTCGCCGAGGGCGAACGGGAGCGCTGCGAACATCTGCTCGACTGGCTGCGCCGCGGCGACACGCCCGGCCGGGTCGACGGGGTGACCGAAATCTGGGGGGACCCGCGCGGCGGATACGAGGGTTTCGAGATCCGGTGA
- the smc gene encoding chromosome segregation protein SMC — protein sequence MHLKSLTLRGFKSFASATTLRFEPGITCVVGPNGSGKSNVVDALSWVMGEQGAKSLRGGKMEDVIFAGTTGRPPLGRAEVSLTIDNADGVLPIEYAEVTITRIMFRNGGSEYQINGDTCRLLDIQELLSDSGIGREMHVIVGQGQLDSVLHADPMGRRAFIEEAAGVLKHRKRKEKALRKLDAMQANLARVTDLTGELRRQLKPLGRQAQVARRAAVIQADLRDARLRLLADDLVTLREALSAEVADEAALKERRAAVEAELTAALRREARLEEQVRALSPRLTEAQATWYGLSQLTERVRGTIGLAEQRHRHATTQPVEDRRGRDPEDMEREAARIREQEAELTEALDAAQRALDDTVGHRAELERRLAEEESRLKAAARAIADRREGLARLNGQVNAARSRAASAEAEIGRLAAARDEARDRAESAQAEYEELRAQVEDLDAGDAELEDRFETARAEQAAADEAFTAAREAATAAERRRAAVAARRDALAPSLRRKDGTGALLGTGEADRAPGVLGSAAALLRVAPGYEVPLAAALGAAADAVAVTGPAAAADALRLLRKDDAGRAALLLAGAPEPVAPEPVAPEPVAPEPVAPEPGALEPAAPVRPELPVGARWADTLVAVPEELTGAVRHLLARTAVVESLADAEALVTRHPGLTAVTAEGDVLAAHNAYGGSGGAPSMLEVQAAVDEATAELAGLEVRCAQLAEEQSAAKERRAAAARAVDELGRRRREAEKAKSSVAQQLGRFGGQARAAAGEADRAAAAVVRAEEALAAAREELEELSYRLSEAQEEPGEEEPDTYTRDRLAADGANARQTEMEARLQVRTHEERVRGLAGRADGLDRAARAERETRARAESRRARLAYEASVAAAVLAGARGLLEYVQVSLGRAEAERAAAERARAEREAELGQERRRGRELTAELDRLTGDVHKGEVLGAEKRLRIEQLEAKALEEHGMEPAGLVADYGPEQPVPPSPPAEGETLPEDPADPRNQPRPYVRAEQEKRLRAAEKAYHQLGKVNPLALEEFAALEERHKFLTEQLEDLRRTRADLLQVVKDVDERVEQVFTAAFHDTAREFEGVFSRLFPGGEGRLLLTDPDNMLTTGVDVEARPPGKKVKRLSLLSGGERSLTAVAMLVSIFKARPSPFYVMDEVEAALDDTNLQRLIRIMEELQESSQLIVITHQKRTMEVADALYGVSMQGDGVSKVISQRLRNGKQKTA from the coding sequence GTGCATCTCAAGAGCCTCACCCTGCGCGGCTTCAAGTCGTTCGCCTCGGCGACGACGCTGCGTTTCGAACCCGGAATCACGTGTGTCGTCGGGCCCAACGGCTCCGGCAAGTCCAATGTGGTGGACGCGCTGTCCTGGGTCATGGGTGAGCAGGGCGCCAAGTCGCTGCGCGGCGGCAAGATGGAGGACGTCATCTTCGCCGGCACCACCGGCCGCCCCCCGCTGGGCCGCGCCGAGGTGTCGCTGACCATCGACAACGCCGACGGTGTGCTCCCCATCGAGTACGCCGAGGTCACCATCACGCGGATCATGTTCCGCAACGGCGGCAGCGAGTACCAGATCAACGGCGACACCTGCCGGCTGCTGGACATCCAGGAACTCCTCTCCGACTCCGGCATCGGCCGCGAGATGCACGTCATCGTCGGCCAGGGACAGCTCGACTCCGTACTGCACGCCGATCCGATGGGCCGCCGCGCCTTCATCGAGGAGGCCGCCGGGGTGCTCAAGCACCGCAAGCGCAAGGAGAAGGCGCTGCGGAAGCTCGACGCGATGCAGGCCAACCTCGCCCGCGTCACCGACCTCACCGGTGAGCTGCGCCGCCAGCTCAAACCGCTCGGCCGGCAGGCCCAGGTCGCCCGCCGGGCCGCCGTCATCCAGGCCGATCTGCGCGACGCCCGGCTGCGGCTGCTCGCCGACGACCTGGTCACCCTGCGCGAGGCCCTGAGCGCCGAGGTCGCCGACGAGGCCGCGCTCAAGGAGCGCAGGGCCGCCGTCGAGGCCGAACTGACGGCGGCGCTCCGGCGCGAGGCCCGCCTCGAAGAGCAGGTACGGGCCCTGTCGCCGCGGCTCACCGAGGCCCAGGCCACCTGGTACGGCCTCTCCCAGCTCACCGAACGGGTCCGCGGCACCATCGGCCTGGCCGAACAGCGCCACCGGCACGCCACCACCCAGCCCGTCGAGGACCGCAGGGGCCGCGACCCGGAGGACATGGAACGCGAGGCCGCCCGTATCCGCGAGCAGGAGGCGGAGCTGACCGAGGCGCTGGACGCCGCCCAGCGGGCCCTGGACGACACCGTCGGCCACCGCGCGGAGCTCGAACGGCGGCTCGCCGAGGAGGAGAGCCGCCTCAAGGCCGCCGCCCGCGCCATCGCCGACCGCCGCGAGGGCCTGGCCCGCCTCAACGGCCAGGTCAACGCCGCCCGCTCCCGGGCCGCCTCCGCCGAGGCCGAGATCGGCCGGCTGGCCGCCGCCCGCGACGAGGCCCGCGACCGCGCCGAGTCCGCGCAGGCCGAGTACGAGGAACTGCGCGCCCAGGTCGAGGACCTGGACGCCGGTGACGCCGAGCTGGAGGACCGCTTCGAGACGGCCCGCGCCGAACAGGCAGCCGCGGACGAGGCGTTCACCGCCGCCCGCGAGGCGGCCACCGCGGCCGAACGCCGGCGCGCCGCCGTCGCCGCCCGCCGGGACGCCCTGGCCCCCTCACTGCGCCGCAAGGACGGCACGGGCGCGCTGCTCGGCACCGGCGAGGCCGACCGGGCCCCCGGGGTCCTCGGCTCCGCCGCCGCGCTGCTGCGGGTCGCCCCCGGCTACGAGGTCCCGCTCGCCGCGGCCCTGGGCGCCGCCGCCGACGCGGTCGCCGTCACCGGACCCGCGGCCGCCGCCGACGCGCTGCGGCTGCTGCGCAAGGACGACGCGGGCCGCGCCGCCCTGCTGCTGGCCGGAGCGCCCGAGCCCGTGGCACCCGAGCCCGTGGCACCCGAGCCCGTGGCACCCGAGCCCGTGGCGCCCGAGCCCGGCGCCCTTGAACCCGCCGCGCCCGTACGGCCCGAGCTGCCCGTGGGCGCCCGCTGGGCCGACACCCTGGTCGCCGTACCCGAGGAGCTGACCGGGGCCGTACGGCATCTGCTGGCGCGTACCGCCGTCGTGGAGTCGCTGGCGGACGCCGAGGCGCTGGTGACCCGGCACCCGGGGCTGACGGCCGTGACCGCCGAGGGCGACGTCCTGGCCGCGCACAACGCGTACGGGGGTTCGGGCGGGGCGCCCAGCATGCTGGAGGTGCAGGCGGCGGTCGACGAGGCCACCGCCGAGCTGGCCGGGCTGGAAGTGCGCTGCGCCCAGCTGGCCGAGGAGCAGTCCGCCGCCAAGGAGCGCAGGGCCGCCGCCGCCCGCGCGGTGGACGAACTCGGCCGTCGGCGCCGCGAGGCGGAGAAGGCCAAGTCCTCGGTGGCCCAGCAGCTCGGCAGGTTCGGCGGCCAGGCCCGCGCCGCCGCGGGCGAGGCCGACCGGGCGGCGGCCGCCGTCGTACGGGCCGAGGAGGCGCTGGCCGCCGCGCGCGAGGAGCTGGAGGAGCTGTCCTACCGGCTGAGCGAGGCCCAGGAGGAGCCCGGCGAGGAGGAGCCCGACACCTATACCCGCGACCGGCTCGCCGCCGACGGCGCCAACGCCCGGCAGACCGAGATGGAGGCCCGGCTCCAGGTGCGCACCCATGAGGAGCGGGTCAGGGGCCTGGCCGGCCGCGCCGACGGACTCGACCGGGCCGCGCGCGCCGAGCGGGAGACCCGGGCCAGGGCGGAGAGCCGCCGGGCCCGACTGGCGTACGAGGCGTCGGTGGCCGCCGCCGTCCTGGCCGGCGCCCGCGGGCTGCTGGAATACGTCCAGGTCTCCCTGGGCCGGGCGGAGGCCGAGCGGGCCGCCGCGGAGCGGGCCAGGGCCGAGCGGGAGGCCGAACTCGGCCAGGAGCGCCGCCGGGGACGGGAGCTGACGGCCGAACTGGACCGGCTCACCGGCGATGTGCACAAGGGCGAGGTGCTGGGCGCGGAGAAGAGGCTGCGGATCGAGCAGCTGGAGGCCAAGGCGCTGGAGGAGCACGGCATGGAGCCGGCCGGGCTGGTCGCCGACTACGGCCCCGAGCAGCCCGTGCCGCCGTCACCGCCCGCCGAGGGCGAGACCCTGCCCGAGGACCCTGCGGACCCGCGCAACCAGCCGCGCCCGTATGTCAGGGCCGAGCAGGAGAAGCGGCTGCGGGCGGCCGAGAAGGCGTACCACCAGCTCGGCAAGGTCAACCCGCTGGCGCTGGAGGAGTTCGCCGCCCTTGAGGAGCGGCACAAGTTCCTCACCGAGCAGCTCGAAGACCTCCGCAGGACCCGCGCCGATCTGCTCCAGGTGGTCAAGGACGTCGACGAGCGGGTGGAGCAGGTCTTCACCGCCGCCTTCCACGACACCGCGCGTGAGTTCGAGGGCGTCTTCTCGCGGCTCTTTCCCGGCGGCGAGGGCAGGCTGCTGCTCACCGACCCGGACAACATGCTCACCACCGGGGTGGACGTCGAGGCGCGGCCGCCGGGGAAGAAGGTGAAGCGGCTGTCGCTGCTGTCGGGAGGCGAACGCTCGCTGACCGCCGTGGCGATGCTGGTGTCGATCTTCAAGGCCCGGCCGAGCCCGTTCTATGTGATGGACGAGGTCGAGGCCGCCCTGGACGACACCAATCTGCAGCGGCTGATCCGGATCATGGAGGAGCTCCAGGAGAGCTCGCAGCTCATCGTCATCACGCACCAGAAGCGGACGATGGAGGTCGCCGATGCCCTGTACGGCGTATCGATGCAGGGCGACGGCGTGTCCAAGGTGATCAGCCAGCGACTCCGGAACGGCAAGCAGAAGACCGCCTGA
- a CDS encoding sugar porter family MFS transporter, with translation MTTTAQASEPADKTPPPEHLAHVVFIAAAAAMGGFLFGYDSSVINGAVEAIRDKYHIGSGELAQVIAIALIGCAIGAATAGRVADRIGRIHCMRIAAVMFTISAVGSALPFALWELAFWRIIGGFAIGMASVIGPAYIAEVSPPAYRGRLASFQQAAIVLGIAVSQLVNYAILQGANGNQRGKIIGLEAWQLMLGVMVVPAVIYGMFSFVIPESPRYLISVGREHDAKAVLADVEGEHIDLDARVAEIEHAMRREHKSTFKDLLGSRRGFLPIVWVGIGLSVFQQLVGINVAFYYSATLWQSVGIDPSSSFLYSFTTSIVNMIGTGIAILCVDRIGRRPLALIGSTGMAVALALEAWAFSAKSGATLPNTEGTVALIAAHCFVLFFALSWGVIVWVFLGEMFPNKIRAAALGVAASAQWIANWAVTASFPSLAGWNLSATYVIYTCFAVLSIPFVLLFVKETKGKTLEEMG, from the coding sequence TTGACGACCACAGCACAGGCAAGCGAGCCGGCGGACAAGACCCCGCCACCCGAACACCTCGCCCATGTCGTCTTCATCGCCGCCGCCGCGGCCATGGGCGGCTTCCTGTTCGGGTACGACAGCTCCGTCATCAACGGCGCCGTCGAGGCCATCCGGGACAAGTACCACATCGGCTCGGGCGAACTCGCCCAGGTCATCGCCATCGCGCTGATCGGCTGCGCGATCGGCGCCGCGACCGCGGGCCGGGTGGCCGACCGGATCGGCCGTATCCACTGCATGCGGATCGCCGCCGTGATGTTCACCATCAGCGCCGTCGGCTCCGCGCTGCCGTTCGCCCTGTGGGAGCTGGCCTTCTGGCGGATCATCGGCGGCTTCGCGATCGGTATGGCCTCGGTCATCGGCCCGGCCTACATCGCCGAGGTCTCCCCGCCCGCCTACCGCGGCCGGCTCGCGTCCTTCCAGCAGGCCGCGATCGTGCTCGGCATCGCTGTCTCCCAACTGGTCAACTACGCGATCCTCCAGGGCGCCAACGGCAACCAGCGCGGCAAGATCATCGGACTGGAAGCCTGGCAGCTGATGCTCGGTGTGATGGTGGTCCCCGCGGTGATCTACGGCATGTTCTCCTTCGTCATCCCCGAGTCCCCGCGCTATCTGATCTCGGTGGGCCGCGAGCACGACGCCAAGGCCGTACTGGCCGATGTCGAGGGCGAGCACATCGACCTCGACGCGCGTGTCGCCGAGATCGAGCACGCGATGCGGCGCGAGCACAAGTCGACCTTCAAGGACCTGCTCGGCTCCCGGAGGGGCTTCCTGCCGATCGTGTGGGTCGGCATCGGGCTCTCGGTCTTCCAGCAACTCGTCGGCATCAACGTGGCCTTCTACTACTCCGCCACGCTCTGGCAGTCGGTCGGCATCGACCCCAGCAGCTCGTTCCTCTACTCCTTCACCACCTCGATCGTGAACATGATCGGCACGGGCATCGCCATACTCTGTGTCGACCGGATCGGCCGCAGGCCACTCGCCCTGATCGGCTCCACCGGCATGGCGGTCGCCCTGGCCCTGGAGGCGTGGGCCTTCTCCGCCAAGAGCGGCGCCACCCTCCCCAACACCGAGGGCACGGTCGCGCTGATCGCCGCGCACTGCTTCGTGCTCTTCTTCGCGCTGTCCTGGGGTGTCATCGTGTGGGTCTTCCTCGGCGAGATGTTCCCGAACAAGATCCGCGCCGCCGCCCTGGGCGTCGCCGCCTCCGCGCAGTGGATCGCCAACTGGGCCGTCACCGCGAGCTTCCCGAGCCTCGCCGGCTGGAACCTGTCGGCCACGTACGTCATCTACACGTGCTTCGCGGTGCTCTCCATCCCGTTCGTCCTCCTCTTCGTCAAGGAGACCAAGGGCAAGACCCTGGAGGAGATGGGCTGA